The Arachis duranensis cultivar V14167 chromosome 2, aradu.V14167.gnm2.J7QH, whole genome shotgun sequence genome has a window encoding:
- the LOC107474702 gene encoding uncharacterized protein LOC107474702 has translation MATNEAEVMNPDTQSFTAADFQNFAKMMAQATSRSNTNLLQDPSSCYYLHPSETPGIALTTTPLTTLNYHTWSRSVWICLKSKNKIRFIDGTLLKPAPTDDSYDAWDRCNTFVLSWLHGSLNPEILQSVLWCDNAHELWKDLKHRFYEGDLFRIAELEEDLFSTKQVLLKRLPDVNTVFSLLLQQERQMMHLIEPDSRMLVNAVYTKSIGEKESYQISQGSVKFVNTGGEKGQFGANNVRGRGRGRGKGGKGTTRGTPKLCSYYGKQSHLVDTCYQKHGFPPHLQPNHSNGVPLSANSVNSMVVVSNAECNPRVIQNESKISLDGIFSDRQKEALIALFQ, from the exons ATGGCAACGAATGAGGCAGAGGTGATGAATCCAGATACGCAAAGTTTCACTGCAGcagattttcagaactttgcAAAGATGATGGCCCAAGCCACTTCTAGATCTAACACCAACCTTCTTCAAGATCCTTCAAGTTGTTACTACCTTCACCCAAGTGAGACACCTGGAATCGCTCTCACAACCACTCCACTTACCACATTGAATTACCATACTTGGTCCAGATCTGTGTGGATCTGTTTAAAATCgaagaataaaattagattCATTGATGGCACGTTACTCAAACCAGCTCCAACGGATGATTCGTATGATGCTTGGGACCGTTGCAACACGTTTGTGCTATCGTGGCTACATGGATCATTGAATCCAGAAATTTTGCAGAGTGTACTGTGGTGCGACAATGCACACGAACTGTGGAAGGACCTCAAACATCGATTTTATGAGGGTGATCTATTTCGGATTGCTGAGCTTGAGGAAGATCTGTTCAGCACAAAGCAAG TGTTGCTTAAGCGCCTTCCAGATGTGAATACTGTTTTTTCTCTCCTTCTTCAACAAGAGAGACAAATGATGCATCTCATTGAACCAGATTCTAGAATGTTAGTGAATGCTGTTTACACTAAATCTATAGGTGAAAAAGAGTCATACCAGATTAGCCAAGGCAGTGTCAAATTTGTTAATACTGGAGGTGAAAAAGGCCAATTTGGGGCCAATAATGtcagaggaagaggaagagggcGTGGTAAAGGTGGAAAAGGTACTACTAGAGGAACTCCCAAACTTTGCTCTTATTATGGAAAACAAAGTCACTTGGTGGATACATGTTACCAGAAGCATGGCTTTCCACCACATCTGCAACCAAATCACTCTAATGGAGTACCTCTTTCAGCTAATTCTGTGAACTCAATGGTAGTTGTAAGTAATGCAGAATGCAACCCCAGAGTTATCCAAAATGAAAGCAAGATCAGTTTGGATGGGATATTCTCGGATAGACagaaagaagcacttattgcaCTATTCCAGTAA